A genomic region of Pseudomonas sp. MPC6 contains the following coding sequences:
- a CDS encoding PAAR domain-containing protein, with translation MTHPICLGDSTSSGGTVVSCQLSGTHRINGKTPAVLGDKGTCPLHLGEFAFVEGHPRRRMNGIPVVLQGHRLACGCHGVAGHAQNVRVT, from the coding sequence ATGACCCATCCCATCTGCCTGGGCGACTCCACCAGCAGCGGTGGCACGGTCGTGTCCTGCCAACTGTCGGGTACGCACCGTATAAACGGAAAAACCCCTGCGGTATTGGGTGACAAGGGCACCTGCCCATTGCACTTGGGCGAGTTCGCTTTCGTCGAGGGGCATCCGCGCAGGCGCATGAATGGCATCCCTGTGGTCCTGCAAGGTCATCGCCTTGCCTGTGGTTGCCATGGGGTGGCGGGTCATGCGCAGAATGTTCGGGTGACCTGA
- a CDS encoding DUF2875 family protein: MRDRQHDKSQRPQLKGYFWAAGILSAVWLGFLFFVVYTAQAENRELRDMDAVMRWGIASILGALVLAYSGHWFGKALAYEKVELATYKSKVIAEVTEQIATRERTYALEIRGTGLAIDDWHQSSIWREIKNKNSNFTSIYSQNPKDYDASLSSREITRSINIRVAFKHSASDSVAYWPIPVFAIAPPKQPEDAGAPNTILSGRNAATLGVTLFLWQDADNTTHAQNMIERLFQFFDDNPKVPQALVVSRDGDVTRNGYREAGTPGLQNVHAVPTIFESMTGLLVTRSDRIDSYIRPFATNNSEDNQNTNTDMGKLWAFYWNRDDAFLDWYKEGERAKGKKGHVRPITTMSSAYWQSQLPTLWQTLSNRGPGHFEPSPWLPVRWASHQVQEFDRAPILGYLHRPIKVPMQDENGKLLKPALQAKALQAGWRQALETLPDGDKPVRVFYDSTDNVNGEIALTHALHGLNVDGTGIELGNVDEGYDIGRRLGNTGVSGVLVEINLATIASYQEGGVSAVVYSGKDGSTTVQMVRPPDEARKAKNQQTHGVDPFRFRMPGQ, from the coding sequence ATGAGGGATCGTCAGCATGACAAATCACAGCGACCGCAGCTGAAGGGATACTTCTGGGCAGCAGGAATACTCTCGGCCGTTTGGCTTGGGTTTCTGTTTTTCGTCGTTTACACAGCACAAGCCGAAAATAGGGAGCTTAGGGATATGGATGCGGTTATGCGCTGGGGAATCGCGAGTATTTTGGGTGCGCTGGTGTTGGCTTACAGCGGGCACTGGTTTGGAAAGGCTTTAGCCTACGAAAAGGTAGAACTTGCGACTTACAAATCAAAAGTCATCGCTGAAGTAACCGAGCAAATTGCCACGCGTGAGCGTACCTATGCGCTGGAAATACGAGGTACGGGGCTTGCCATTGATGATTGGCATCAATCTTCAATTTGGCGAGAAATAAAAAACAAGAATAGCAATTTCACCTCGATCTATTCGCAAAACCCCAAGGACTACGATGCTTCATTGAGCTCTCGAGAGATCACCCGGAGTATCAATATACGCGTTGCATTCAAGCATTCGGCCAGCGATTCAGTGGCCTACTGGCCAATACCGGTGTTTGCGATTGCGCCGCCCAAGCAACCTGAAGATGCGGGTGCCCCAAATACTATACTCAGTGGTCGCAATGCCGCGACTCTGGGTGTCACCCTGTTCCTTTGGCAAGACGCAGACAACACCACTCATGCGCAGAACATGATTGAGCGCCTGTTTCAGTTTTTTGATGACAATCCAAAAGTGCCGCAGGCATTGGTCGTAAGTCGCGATGGTGACGTCACTCGAAACGGCTATCGCGAGGCTGGCACTCCGGGTCTTCAAAATGTCCACGCCGTACCAACGATATTCGAAAGTATGACGGGTCTGCTGGTCACTCGTTCGGATCGCATTGACAGCTATATCCGTCCTTTCGCCACCAATAACTCGGAAGACAACCAAAACACAAACACCGACATGGGCAAGTTATGGGCGTTCTACTGGAATCGTGATGATGCATTTCTGGATTGGTATAAAGAGGGTGAGCGTGCCAAAGGTAAGAAAGGTCATGTTCGTCCTATCACCACCATGTCCTCCGCCTACTGGCAATCCCAACTCCCCACCCTCTGGCAAACCCTGAGCAACCGAGGCCCCGGTCACTTCGAACCGTCCCCATGGCTCCCGGTACGTTGGGCCAGTCATCAAGTACAGGAGTTCGACAGGGCTCCAATCCTGGGTTACCTGCACCGCCCGATCAAAGTCCCGATGCAGGACGAAAACGGAAAATTGCTCAAGCCCGCGCTACAGGCCAAGGCCCTTCAAGCAGGCTGGCGACAAGCCTTGGAAACCCTGCCCGATGGCGACAAACCAGTGCGCGTGTTCTACGACAGCACTGACAACGTCAACGGCGAAATCGCCCTGACCCATGCGCTGCATGGCCTCAACGTTGACGGCACCGGCATCGAGTTGGGCAATGTCGACGAGGGCTACGACATCGGGCGGCGCCTGGGCAATACCGGCGTCAGTGGCGTCCTGGTCGAAATCAACCTCGCCACGATTGCCAGCTACCAGGAGGGTGGAGTCAGCGCAGTGGTCTACTCCGGCAAGGATGGCAGCACCACGGTGCAAATGGTCCGTCCGCCTGACGAAGCCCGCAAAGCGAAAAACCAGCAGACCCATGGCGTCGATCCCTTCCGATTTCGCATGCCGGGGCAATAA
- a CDS encoding DUF3274 domain-containing protein gives MSESSFHTVAQSTTRLIANCTTERKMEVPGDLPGVVIFLHGVNDPGGSYESVETGLCQGVNERLDRPDLRAGRYGVQYDKALGTPKEAWRDKERQILDDPDTYLYQRDSNASDVRSLFIPFYWGYRAEPGEIKRDENGDPARLRDQFQDRFGNRLDRHFAKGGGFFANATNNLLEMYEEGFAKWVRHLAQPTMHNSLFMGKAPNRRYFVLAATRLAMLVSETRRVSPDETITIMGHSQGTLITLLAQAMLVDRGERCADCAIMVDSPYSVLPGTTPKNSKTLQVLINLVQRITQSPHAQPPLSAARCGVPGYGGRTGPRWSPEQGQRLGTDGKTVVFPERDNRGKVYLYFSPDDTTVALDDVHGIGTYGVPDVLPDGQPAMNALQSLRFYQRLWTKRLREGKPVLVGKVPQQDLIRAKGEPRYPGGWSAAAVASRAPIQKGQERNINAEQLHPPHAPQMFGGEAVTGSTHESGKDRSDAVSKNAALGNPSATFKWIFVQNITDRIDVEVVRARWNQGKEPDDQTHAFRRTAVSGFALLQTKDHYRYEREETPNEIRARMDIDPKELSENSYHSAVLRSPENHRWVTAMDIAIGQAKCLDDPVMREVLVAIADWRMDEEQFDDVIKMKGWSRLSAQAQALAEASYQYYLQGKFPSTELVSLTPPALIVSPSVKGVAQ, from the coding sequence ATGAGCGAGTCGAGCTTTCACACAGTGGCGCAGAGCACCACCCGCTTGATTGCGAACTGCACCACCGAGCGCAAGATGGAGGTCCCTGGGGACTTGCCTGGGGTGGTGATTTTCCTGCACGGGGTCAATGATCCGGGGGGATCGTATGAGTCGGTGGAGACGGGGTTGTGTCAGGGGGTGAACGAGCGGTTGGATCGGCCGGATCTTCGGGCTGGGCGGTATGGAGTCCAGTACGACAAGGCTTTGGGCACACCTAAAGAAGCCTGGAGAGACAAGGAAAGGCAAATACTCGACGATCCCGACACCTACCTTTATCAACGCGATTCAAATGCCTCTGACGTCCGCAGTCTGTTCATCCCTTTTTACTGGGGTTACAGAGCCGAACCCGGCGAAATAAAGCGCGATGAAAATGGCGATCCGGCCAGGCTGCGTGATCAATTTCAAGACAGATTTGGCAATCGCCTTGATCGTCACTTCGCCAAAGGTGGCGGTTTTTTTGCCAACGCCACCAACAACCTGCTGGAGATGTACGAAGAGGGCTTTGCTAAATGGGTGCGCCATTTGGCCCAACCCACGATGCATAATTCTCTGTTCATGGGTAAGGCGCCAAACAGGCGTTACTTTGTGCTGGCGGCGACCCGGCTGGCGATGCTGGTCAGCGAGACTCGCCGCGTCTCACCCGATGAAACCATCACCATCATGGGGCACAGCCAGGGCACGCTGATCACTTTGCTTGCTCAAGCGATGCTGGTGGATCGGGGCGAACGCTGCGCCGACTGCGCAATCATGGTGGACTCGCCTTATTCGGTGTTGCCAGGTACGACGCCGAAAAATTCAAAGACGCTGCAAGTGCTGATAAACCTTGTGCAACGGATCACCCAATCGCCCCATGCGCAACCCCCCTTGAGCGCCGCGCGTTGTGGCGTACCGGGGTATGGCGGTCGGACCGGTCCGCGATGGTCACCTGAACAGGGGCAACGTTTGGGTACAGACGGGAAAACCGTGGTGTTTCCCGAGCGCGACAATCGCGGCAAGGTTTATCTGTACTTCAGCCCGGACGACACCACGGTGGCGCTGGATGACGTGCATGGCATTGGTACTTATGGCGTACCGGACGTACTCCCTGATGGGCAGCCAGCCATGAACGCTTTGCAATCCTTGCGTTTCTACCAGCGCTTGTGGACCAAGCGTCTGCGCGAAGGCAAACCCGTGCTCGTTGGCAAAGTTCCACAACAGGATCTTATCCGAGCCAAGGGCGAGCCGCGTTACCCTGGTGGTTGGTCAGCCGCAGCGGTGGCCTCGCGAGCACCGATCCAGAAAGGCCAGGAGCGCAACATCAATGCCGAGCAACTGCACCCGCCTCATGCGCCACAGATGTTCGGCGGCGAAGCCGTAACCGGCTCAACTCACGAATCGGGAAAGGACCGCTCGGACGCGGTCTCGAAAAACGCTGCTTTGGGCAACCCCAGCGCGACCTTCAAATGGATTTTTGTGCAGAACATCACCGATCGAATCGATGTGGAAGTTGTACGCGCCCGCTGGAACCAGGGCAAAGAGCCGGACGACCAGACCCACGCTTTCCGCCGCACAGCGGTGTCCGGTTTTGCGTTGCTCCAGACCAAAGATCACTACCGCTACGAACGTGAGGAAACGCCGAACGAAATCCGGGCCCGCATGGACATCGACCCAAAAGAGTTGAGTGAAAACAGCTATCACTCGGCGGTATTGCGCAGTCCGGAAAACCATCGCTGGGTGACAGCGATGGATATTGCGATTGGGCAGGCGAAGTGTCTGGATGATCCGGTGATGCGTGAGGTGTTGGTGGCGATTGCGGATTGGAGAATGGATGAAGAACAGTTCGATGATGTCATCAAGATGAAGGGTTGGTCGCGACTGAGTGCGCAGGCTCAAGCGTTGGCCGAAGCCAGCTATCAGTATTACCTCCAAGGTAAATTTCCTTCGACCGAATTGGTCTCGCTGACACCGCCGGCACTGATTGTGAGCCCCTCGGTGAAAGGAGTTGCCCAATGA
- the tssI gene encoding type VI secretion system Vgr family protein codes for MLMELTPLFAPQNRRLIKLTTPAIGQHALLLERFCGTEGLSTLFSFELSLISQDARLELKSLIGQPALLEIELATGGARFIHGYINRFSLQGSDGGLARYSATLSPWLWMLSRRSDSRIFQEQTIEDIVRTVFAHYEALPSFEFRLDQPLKSHSYITQYRENDLDFVLRLLEGEGLFFYFDHSKEGHQLIITDHSRNLEPLPQQPQIRYHSASVTETADSITQWSSNRVLQSGRMAIQTFDYRQPRNPLPVSMPSLNVQGEVPSYEIYDFPGHYSHAMPANGETLVRHRLEAMEVQGKTFQGSSNCRAMLPGYTFELTQHFDHDRDPIADRHFLLLSVEHRGSNNYLSDQPAGYDNSFVCVRHKIPYRPAIITPRPTISGPLTAIVVGPEGEEVFTDALARVQVRFHWQRGQDPAPGTTWLRVAMPSAGAGFGHQFLPRIGQEVLVTFLGGDIDRPLVTSVLYNADHLPPRFSNATGLPGNRTLSGIQTREHKGNGFNELLFDDTPGALRARMGTTHHATALNLGKLTTPRTDGQAQPRGNGAELRTDAAIALRAAQGMLLTTYARHGAQGSQLDREELLKLLSECGELFQSLGQTAAARGSQQVDSQGIDLLRQSLTQWPAPESNSSGDPLLAVAAEAGIASATPRSQVHYAGENHDTTAQDHLQLTSGAAMRLNAGKGISAFAQDAGISAIANRGKVLVQAQEDDIALNAQKNLHLSVTEGEVVVTAPIIRLVADDGSYIKIGGGIEIGTQDKVTVHASDHDWVGPKTDSVTIPSFSRDPAAQRLAFHYPGHADESPRVAADHAYQIELGDGSVVQGSTDASGLTQRVEREVMHQARVKAQRKTGPTGERQ; via the coding sequence TTGTTAATGGAACTGACACCACTATTTGCGCCACAGAACCGACGCTTGATCAAGCTGACCACCCCGGCCATCGGTCAGCACGCGCTGCTGCTGGAGCGTTTTTGCGGTACTGAAGGATTGTCGACGCTGTTCAGTTTCGAGTTGTCGCTGATCAGTCAGGATGCGCGACTGGAACTCAAGTCCCTGATAGGGCAACCCGCGTTGCTGGAGATTGAACTGGCAACCGGTGGGGCCCGTTTTATTCATGGTTATATCAACCGTTTCAGCCTGCAAGGCAGTGACGGTGGGCTGGCGCGCTACTCGGCAACATTGAGTCCCTGGCTGTGGATGCTGTCGCGCCGTTCTGACTCGCGGATATTTCAAGAGCAAACGATCGAAGACATCGTTCGCACGGTGTTTGCCCACTATGAGGCGCTGCCCAGTTTCGAATTCCGGCTGGACCAGCCGCTCAAGTCCCACAGCTACATCACGCAGTACCGCGAGAACGATCTGGATTTCGTCTTGCGCCTGCTGGAAGGCGAAGGACTGTTCTTCTACTTCGATCACTCGAAGGAAGGACATCAACTGATAATCACCGACCATTCCCGCAACCTTGAGCCGTTACCGCAGCAACCGCAGATCCGCTACCACAGTGCTTCGGTCACCGAGACAGCCGATTCCATCACTCAATGGAGCAGCAACCGGGTTTTGCAGTCCGGTCGTATGGCCATTCAGACATTCGACTACAGGCAACCGCGAAATCCACTGCCGGTCAGCATGCCCAGCCTCAACGTCCAGGGTGAGGTCCCGTCTTACGAAATCTACGACTTTCCCGGCCATTACAGCCACGCGATGCCCGCGAATGGCGAGACGCTGGTGCGTCATCGACTGGAAGCCATGGAAGTACAGGGCAAGACGTTTCAGGGCAGCAGCAACTGTCGCGCCATGCTGCCCGGTTACACCTTCGAGTTGACCCAGCACTTCGATCACGACCGTGACCCCATTGCGGATCGCCACTTCCTGTTGCTGAGCGTCGAACACCGTGGCAGTAACAACTATCTATCGGATCAGCCGGCAGGCTACGACAACAGCTTCGTGTGTGTGCGCCATAAAATCCCGTATCGCCCCGCAATCATCACGCCTCGCCCGACGATTTCGGGGCCGCTCACCGCCATCGTGGTGGGTCCTGAAGGAGAGGAAGTCTTCACCGATGCGCTGGCGCGGGTACAAGTACGCTTTCATTGGCAGCGCGGACAGGATCCTGCACCCGGCACCACCTGGCTCAGGGTCGCCATGCCCAGTGCGGGCGCCGGTTTTGGTCATCAGTTTTTGCCGCGCATCGGTCAGGAGGTCCTGGTGACTTTCCTCGGGGGCGACATCGACCGCCCCCTTGTCACTTCGGTACTCTACAACGCTGACCATTTACCGCCGCGCTTCAGTAACGCCACGGGTTTACCGGGTAATCGAACGCTCTCGGGCATCCAGACCCGGGAACACAAAGGCAACGGCTTCAACGAACTGCTATTCGACGATACACCCGGTGCGTTGCGCGCCCGCATGGGCACGACCCATCACGCCACCGCGCTGAACCTCGGCAAACTCACCACGCCCAGAACTGACGGCCAAGCCCAGCCCCGTGGCAATGGCGCCGAACTGCGCACCGACGCGGCCATCGCTCTGCGAGCGGCCCAAGGCATGTTATTGACCACTTATGCCCGTCACGGCGCGCAGGGTTCGCAGTTGGACCGCGAAGAATTGCTCAAGCTGCTGAGCGAGTGTGGCGAACTGTTCCAGTCGCTCGGCCAGACCGCCGCCGCCCGTGGCAGCCAACAGGTCGATAGCCAAGGCATCGACCTGCTGCGCCAGTCGTTGACTCAATGGCCTGCACCGGAGAGCAACAGTTCGGGCGACCCACTGCTCGCCGTGGCGGCCGAGGCGGGCATCGCCAGCGCCACACCGCGCTCACAAGTGCACTACGCCGGTGAGAACCACGACACAACGGCTCAGGACCACCTGCAATTGACCAGCGGTGCGGCCATGCGATTGAACGCGGGCAAAGGGATTTCGGCCTTTGCGCAAGATGCAGGCATCAGCGCCATCGCCAATCGCGGCAAGGTGCTCGTGCAAGCCCAGGAAGATGACATTGCGCTCAATGCGCAAAAGAACCTGCACCTGTCGGTCACCGAAGGTGAAGTGGTCGTGACTGCGCCCATCATTCGCTTGGTGGCGGACGACGGCAGCTACATCAAGATTGGTGGCGGCATCGAGATTGGCACCCAGGACAAGGTCACGGTGCACGCCAGCGACCATGACTGGGTCGGACCGAAAACCGACAGCGTTACCATCCCGTCCTTCAGCCGTGATCCAGCGGCGCAACGCCTGGCCTTTCACTATCCGGGCCACGCGGATGAAAGCCCCCGAGTGGCAGCGGACCACGCGTACCAGATCGAGCTGGGCGATGGCAGCGTGGTGCAAGGTTCAACGGATGCAAGCGGTTTGACGCAGAGAGTGGAGCGCGAGGTGATGCATCAGGCCCGGGTGAAGGCCCAGCGAAAAACCGGCCCGACGGGAGAGCGTCAATGA
- the gudD gene encoding glucarate dehydratase: protein MNAQDTAKAPIITSMQVVPVAGHDGMLLNLSGAHGPFFTRNIVILKDNAGHTGVGEVPGGERIRQTLEDARSLVVGSPIGTYQKILNQVRQTFADRDAGGRGLQTFDLRITIHAVTGLEAALLDLLGQHLDVPVAALLGEGQQRDEVKMLGYLFYVGDRRQTDLAYRSEPDADNDWFRLRHEPAMTADAVVRLAEAAHARYGFKDFKLKGGVLSGDDEIEAVTALAERFPDARITLDPNGAWSLKEAIRLCRDQHRVLAYAEDPCGAENGYSGREVMAEFRRATGLKTATNMIATDWREMGHAIQLQSVDIPLADPHFWTMQGSVRVAQMCHEWGLTWGSHSNNHFDISLAMFTHVAAAAPGEITAIDTHWIWQDGQRLTKAPLQIVGGCVQVPKKPGLGVELDLDQLAKAHELYKGMGLGARDDSVAMQFLIPGWTFDNKRPSLVR from the coding sequence ATGAACGCACAAGACACCGCAAAAGCCCCGATCATCACCAGCATGCAGGTTGTTCCGGTGGCCGGGCACGATGGCATGTTGCTCAACCTGAGCGGCGCCCACGGGCCATTTTTCACCCGCAACATCGTCATCCTCAAGGACAACGCCGGCCACACCGGCGTCGGTGAAGTGCCAGGGGGCGAGCGCATTCGCCAGACCCTCGAAGACGCGCGCAGCCTGGTGGTCGGCAGCCCGATCGGGACCTATCAGAAGATCCTCAATCAAGTGCGCCAGACCTTCGCCGACCGTGATGCCGGCGGCCGTGGCCTGCAGACGTTCGACCTGCGCATCACCATTCACGCGGTCACCGGCCTGGAAGCGGCGCTCCTGGATCTGTTGGGGCAGCACTTGGACGTGCCGGTCGCGGCCCTGCTCGGCGAAGGCCAGCAACGCGACGAAGTGAAGATGCTCGGTTATCTGTTTTATGTCGGCGATCGCCGCCAGACCGACCTCGCCTACCGCAGCGAACCGGATGCCGACAACGACTGGTTTCGCCTGCGCCACGAACCCGCGATGACCGCCGATGCAGTGGTGCGCCTGGCCGAGGCTGCCCACGCTCGCTACGGCTTCAAGGACTTCAAGCTCAAGGGCGGCGTGCTCAGTGGCGATGACGAAATCGAAGCGGTGACCGCCCTGGCCGAACGCTTTCCCGATGCGCGCATCACCCTCGATCCGAATGGCGCCTGGTCGCTGAAAGAAGCGATCCGCTTGTGCCGCGACCAGCATCGCGTCCTCGCGTATGCCGAAGACCCTTGCGGGGCAGAAAACGGGTATTCGGGCCGTGAAGTCATGGCCGAGTTCCGCCGCGCCACAGGCCTGAAAACCGCCACCAACATGATCGCCACCGATTGGCGGGAAATGGGCCACGCGATCCAGCTGCAATCGGTGGACATCCCCTTGGCCGACCCGCACTTCTGGACGATGCAGGGCTCGGTCCGCGTGGCGCAGATGTGCCATGAATGGGGCCTGACCTGGGGCTCGCATTCCAACAACCACTTCGATATTTCCCTGGCGATGTTCACCCATGTTGCGGCCGCCGCGCCGGGTGAGATCACCGCCATCGACACCCACTGGATCTGGCAGGACGGCCAGCGCCTGACCAAGGCCCCGTTGCAAATCGTTGGGGGTTGCGTGCAGGTGCCGAAGAAACCGGGCCTGGGGGTCGAGCTGGACCTGGATCAACTGGCCAAGGCCCATGAGCTCTATAAAGGCATGGGGCTGGGCGCGCGGGATGACAGCGTGGCGATGCAGTTCTTGATTCCGGGCTGGACGTTCGATAACAAGCGGCCGAGCCTGGTGCGCTAG
- a CDS encoding MFS transporter: MSTSISGMHDGADPVLKSAISKVKRHVLPLFVIMFIVNYIDRVNIGFVRTHMEHDLGIGAAAYGLGAGLFFIGYALFEVPSNILLQKVGARIWLTRIMLTWGIVAACMAFIQNETHFYILRFLLGVAEAGFFPGVIYYFTRWLPGVERGKAIAIFLSGSAIASLISGPLSGLLLQINGLGLHGWQWMYFIEGMFSVCLCVFVWFWLDSRPHDAKWLTRPEQDALVKAIDDEQLAREAATPIKPSLGKLLKDRQIILFCLIYFFIQLTIYAATFWLPSIIKKMGDLSDIQVGLFNSIPWLLSIVGMYAFASLSARWKHQQAWVAAALLIAAAGMFMSTTGGPIFAFVAICFAALGFKSASSLFWPIPQAYLDARIAAGVIALINSVGNLGGFVAPTTFGLLEEHTGSIQGGLYGLAATSIIAAIIVFAARSTAKSAPAAVLGESAPDHA, translated from the coding sequence GTGAGTACATCCATATCCGGGATGCACGACGGCGCCGATCCGGTCCTGAAGTCCGCCATCTCAAAAGTGAAACGGCACGTCCTGCCGCTGTTCGTGATCATGTTCATCGTCAACTACATCGACCGTGTGAACATCGGCTTCGTCCGCACCCACATGGAACATGACCTGGGCATCGGCGCTGCCGCCTATGGCCTCGGTGCCGGGCTGTTCTTCATCGGTTACGCGCTGTTCGAAGTGCCCTCCAACATCCTCCTGCAGAAAGTCGGCGCACGAATCTGGCTGACCCGCATCATGCTGACCTGGGGCATCGTGGCGGCCTGCATGGCCTTCATCCAGAACGAAACCCACTTCTATATCCTGCGATTCCTGTTGGGCGTGGCGGAAGCCGGGTTCTTTCCCGGGGTGATCTACTACTTCACTCGCTGGTTGCCGGGTGTCGAGCGCGGCAAGGCCATTGCGATCTTCCTCAGCGGTTCGGCGATCGCTTCGCTGATCTCCGGCCCACTGTCCGGGTTGCTCCTGCAGATCAACGGTTTGGGCCTGCACGGTTGGCAATGGATGTACTTCATTGAAGGCATGTTCTCGGTCTGCCTGTGCGTGTTCGTGTGGTTCTGGCTCGATTCCAGGCCCCACGACGCCAAATGGCTGACTCGCCCCGAGCAAGACGCGCTGGTCAAGGCCATCGATGACGAACAACTGGCCCGCGAAGCGGCGACGCCGATCAAGCCGTCACTGGGCAAGCTGCTCAAGGATCGCCAGATCATCCTGTTCTGCCTGATCTATTTCTTCATCCAACTGACCATCTACGCCGCGACCTTCTGGCTGCCGAGCATCATCAAGAAGATGGGCGACCTCAGCGACATTCAGGTCGGGCTGTTCAACTCGATCCCCTGGTTGCTGTCGATCGTCGGCATGTACGCCTTCGCTTCGCTGTCGGCCAGATGGAAACATCAGCAAGCCTGGGTGGCTGCCGCCCTGCTGATCGCGGCGGCCGGGATGTTCATGTCCACCACCGGCGGGCCGATCTTTGCCTTCGTTGCGATCTGCTTTGCGGCGCTGGGTTTCAAATCGGCCTCGTCGCTGTTCTGGCCGATCCCCCAGGCTTACCTGGATGCACGCATCGCCGCGGGTGTCATCGCGCTGATCAACTCGGTGGGCAACCTCGGTGGCTTCGTCGCGCCGACCACGTTCGGCCTGCTGGAAGAACACACCGGGTCGATCCAGGGCGGGCTGTATGGCCTGGCCGCCACATCGATCATCGCCGCGATCATCGTTTTCGCCGCGCGTAGCACAGCCAAATCCGCACCCGCCGCCGTACTGGGCGAATCCGCGCCCGACCACGCCTGA
- a CDS encoding FadR/GntR family transcriptional regulator, producing the protein MHQDLDAPARKRTHNLAHDLVAKLTQSILLGQMLPGDKLPSENTIVQEHGVSRTVVREALSKLQASGLVETRHGIGTFVLERAPEQGLRLNVDTALGVRSILELRLGLETQAAALAAVRRTDRQVAQMREALDDYQGLLANNDSCVEADKRFHLLIAEATGNLCFSEIMQHLGRSMIPRTRVNAAERGAADLSKLGQLANLEHEAILNAIKRQDPDAARAAMWLHLTNSRDRFLADRG; encoded by the coding sequence ATGCACCAAGACCTCGACGCGCCTGCCCGCAAGCGCACCCATAACCTGGCCCATGACCTGGTCGCCAAGCTGACCCAAAGCATCCTCCTCGGTCAGATGCTGCCGGGGGACAAGCTGCCGTCGGAGAACACCATCGTTCAGGAGCACGGGGTCAGTCGCACGGTGGTGCGCGAGGCCCTCTCGAAGTTGCAGGCGTCCGGGCTGGTGGAAACCCGCCACGGCATCGGCACCTTCGTGCTCGAGCGGGCCCCGGAGCAGGGGCTGCGCCTGAATGTCGACACCGCGCTGGGGGTGCGCAGCATTCTGGAATTGCGCCTGGGCCTGGAAACCCAGGCGGCGGCGCTGGCCGCTGTCCGTCGCACGGATCGGCAAGTGGCGCAGATGCGTGAAGCGCTGGACGATTATCAAGGCCTGCTCGCCAACAACGACAGCTGCGTCGAAGCCGACAAGCGCTTTCATCTGCTGATCGCCGAAGCCACCGGCAATCTGTGCTTCAGCGAAATCATGCAGCACCTGGGCCGCTCAATGATTCCCCGGACCCGGGTCAACGCCGCCGAACGCGGTGCAGCGGATCTGAGCAAGCTCGGGCAGCTCGCCAACCTCGAGCACGAGGCGATACTCAATGCCATCAAGCGCCAGGACCCGGATGCGGCGCGGGCGGCCATGTGGCTGCACCTGACCAACAGTCGTGACCGGTTTCTGGCGGATCGCGGGTAA
- a CDS encoding EamA family transporter encodes MQALTAVSPSPLKIVLAMAFVVACWGYSPTGIHIGLQAYDPGHLALLRFLLASAFMGVVALIRGIRLPSLGDLPLLAALGFFAVSLHHVALNFGQQGVSAGASSVLAQSTPLFSTLLARFVFKDRVSAWRWGCVILGLLGVVIVVAGDHGLGSINGGGLLILLAALSWSFYFALQKQHARRYDGLTLVCYTVWFGTLLLLAYLPGLAAEVVSAPLQVQLAVIALGVFPSALAYLAWAYVLAHVDLSRATMTLYLIPPTAMGIASFALAEQPTLMVFVGSAIVLISVLALNLERRVVVIQGASV; translated from the coding sequence ATGCAAGCGCTCACCGCCGTCTCCCCCTCCCCCCTCAAGATCGTGCTGGCGATGGCATTTGTCGTCGCCTGCTGGGGGTATTCCCCGACCGGTATTCATATCGGTTTGCAAGCTTATGATCCCGGCCATCTGGCGTTGCTGCGGTTTCTGCTGGCTTCGGCATTCATGGGCGTCGTCGCGCTGATCCGCGGCATCCGCCTGCCGAGCCTTGGCGATCTGCCGCTGCTGGCGGCCCTGGGTTTCTTTGCGGTCAGCCTGCATCACGTCGCGTTGAATTTCGGCCAGCAGGGCGTCAGCGCCGGAGCGTCCAGTGTATTGGCGCAATCGACCCCCTTGTTCAGCACGCTACTGGCGCGCTTCGTGTTCAAGGACCGGGTGAGTGCCTGGCGCTGGGGCTGTGTGATCCTGGGTTTGCTCGGCGTGGTGATTGTGGTGGCTGGCGATCACGGACTGGGCAGCATCAATGGCGGCGGCTTGCTGATTCTGCTGGCGGCGCTGTCCTGGAGCTTTTACTTTGCGTTGCAGAAGCAGCATGCCCGGCGCTACGACGGCTTGACGCTGGTGTGTTACACGGTTTGGTTCGGGACGTTGCTGTTGTTGGCTTATTTGCCGGGGTTGGCCGCCGAGGTCGTCAGTGCTCCGCTGCAGGTGCAACTGGCGGTGATTGCGCTTGGTGTTTTTCCCAGCGCCCTTGCCTATCTGGCCTGGGCCTATGTGCTGGCGCATGTGGACCTGAGCCGGGCGACGATGACGCTGTACCTGATTCCACCCACTGCCATGGGCATTGCGTCTTTTGCGTTGGCGGAGCAGCCCACATTGATGGTGTTCGTGGGTTCGGCGATTGTGCTGATCAGTGTGCTGGCGTTGAATCTGGAGCGGCGGGTGGTAGTGATTCAAGGGGCCAGTGTCTGA